One Glycine max cultivar Williams 82 chromosome 8, Glycine_max_v4.0, whole genome shotgun sequence genomic window, acaattcctatgcttaaaatattgtttttagaTTATTAAACGATTATCGTGATCTATTTGCATGCAACTCTACTTATTGATCTGCATATATATCATATACAGCCTCAATACGTGGCAGTGCAATTAATTTCGCCCCTAATGGTTTATAGCACTAATTGGACATACCAATACCATGCTTAAGTAGGTCTTTTTGGCAGTCCTTATAATATTGTTTTGCTgttaaaaaaaagcaatataTACCTATAATAGTGTAAAACTAATTACGTACgttcttacaaaaataattgaaattaaaagctatTGTTCATATAGATATATAAGACAAAGCAATTGGATAAATTTATAGTTCATCAATTTTGAGCTACttccctaaaaaaaagaaacggTTTGTCCTAAACAATTTCAGACTTATCAAGCattacataatataaaaaagatgttAACAGAAATATGATTGCACATCATCAAATTTGGGTAAACAACTAAACAAGAACAGCAATCGATACTCGGATAATCAAATTGAATCAACACTTTTTTCCTCCTCCTCTGCCACGTAATCGCTCAAAAGAAGCTCCAATTCAATTCCATAAAAAATGGCAATTTTTTTAAGCATATATGTGAGTAAATTAATTGGGTAATTAATTAAAGGCACTCCAAGGGAATCTCTGGGTATCGATTCCTATCAGCACAATAACCATAGGTCATATACTTGTGTTTAACACGTTCATATTGTCTTTGTCGTACAGAATCCAACCGCCAAAACTTCTGCGTATTCCACCAGTACTTATCAGAAGAACAATTTTGGCTAATATTTGAGGTTGGAACTTGACAACCACTAACATCAAAGCCTTGGAAACTTGCTCTGAATGGTGCATAGCTCCAATCAGTTTTGGTTTTGCCACCATTTGTTGCCCAACTATCTCCATCCCATAAAGATGCTTGTATTTGCATTGGCTTTGTTGGGTATCCGACTCCAATATCGCTTTTATTCTTGTATACCCTAATAGGGATGTTATCCACATAAAATCTGCCAATTCATATATTGGGTTGGTTagtgatttttcaatttttttaactattataattagaatttttagttTTCCGGTAAGACCTCCAAATATCTCACAAGCTTCAATTCTTTAAGGATAATATAATaagattcaaatataaaatctttAGCAAATTTGTTCAAACATTTACTAATTTAGCCAACACATTTGTACTATCAAgccatttttttttgggtacaggTACTATTAAGCCGTTTGAATGATGTATGggaatttttttagttgaatcCACATAAAATGCATGTATTCAATTTATATATGAAGTCAAACTTATGGCATCACAAAAAATCCCATTAAAACAGCTTATACAGTGTACGTTAAGTAAAAAGAGTTGAAatacattgtttttattttttcatttaatttgctCAAGTGTTTACTAGGAAAAGTGCTGTGTAAATACTTATGTCAAGGAAAATGTTTTgaacaatgaaaaattaatagagcaattctttcttttctcatgtttTGAGTGAATATTTTTGAGACACacgtataaaattaaaaaaaagtgtttataagaaaaagaaaccaTAAGTGAGAGATagacataaataaatatgattaaaaaataataaaactaaccaCTTTTATAACAATGTAACAAAAATATTGTAGCAAGGGAATCAAAGAGGGATATGCATCTTACACAATTTGGTGTTGATTCCAAAGAATTCTATAATTGTGAAAATCTGCAGTAGGATCAAACCAAAGGAGAATTCTTTGCTCTCTATTCCCTTGGCCGTCTACAAACACATTGGTTTGTAATCTATATGGCTTCCCTTCTCTATTGCCCAagaattcaaagtctaactcgTCATGACTTCTTCCTTGTGAAGTTAACTGCATCAAATACATTAAGAATACTACAAGAAAATTAGGTATTATGGACAAAAGTTTTTATGGCCATACAACAGTtgattaatttacatttttgaCAGCTATGGCCGTTAGTAAATGCCATTTAAGACTTAGTATAGTAGAATTTTTGCGCCATTTTATTTGAAACAATGATGCCCAATTTACTAACTATACCAAACCGttgaattttacaaaaaaaaaaaaatcaaaattagggATGAAAGATCAAAACTGAAAGGTCGACTCACGTAGTAAGCTGTGACAACTCCAGCAGAATTCCTATCTGGTACTTTGATCCTCAAATGGAATAGTCCAGAGCCATATGACATCTTGGATCCAAAACCGGATCCTGTATATAGTAATAAATCAACACACACATgtttaaatacatatttttccttacaattaactaattaattttgatttagcttccttaattattattttttatttaatccatGAGTTTTTTTAGTGCCACATCACTTAATGGAACAAAATTAACAAGGGCTAAAAACGTGCCTTTCAATAAAATGGGATATcatgaaaaaaagttataagtaccaaaataaaattaactctaTTTCAAGCACAACAAAAAAACGTAAATAAGCATGCGTACACACATAACAGATGTTTTTAAAGTTTCGTGTgggaaacacacaaaaaaagacTTTTGAGTTGAAAGCCAATCAATTCAATTACAGTAATTAGGTAAATAGCAACAATTTATGATGATGAACCCATCATTTCTTGTTTAGACAAACGCATAAAGGGGAAGTCCATTATGTGCTTTCCCTTGTTCTATCTGTCTAATGAAAGCAATGTCATCTCACAACATCACTGCTATGGTTGCTAGGATTGACAGTTCAATTGTTTCAAAGCAATTGTTTCAAAGCCATAGTTATAGCTAATTTTAACGACAAATGCTGTTTTCATGTTCTGTACTTAAATACTCATTATAAGTTCTGTTTGAATAAACATCTGTATAAACAATTATAAGAAGAACATAATTTGAAGAAACTAATTAACTAAGAGAGCTTTCACAAATTACTTTACATATAGcttataagataaatttatttcattctttttcttctcttatcagTATTTATGAGGGATAAGTTTATCTATAAAGAAGACCATATAAAAATCTATACATATTTTTGTGCTTTGGATATTGACCAATATTG contains:
- the LOC100819550 gene encoding xyloglucan endotransglucosylase/hydrolase protein 2 — encoded protein: MCQARESKIQILAWVNLDMSSLFLIFLILLVADGVLVRGSINITEISFDQNYEVTWGDNHVVSLNQGKEIQLTMDNSSGSGFGSKMSYGSGLFHLRIKVPDRNSAGVVTAYYLTSQGRSHDELDFEFLGNREGKPYRLQTNVFVDGQGNREQRILLWFDPTADFHNYRILWNQHQIVFYVDNIPIRVYKNKSDIGVGYPTKPMQIQASLWDGDSWATNGGKTKTDWSYAPFRASFQGFDVSGCQVPTSNISQNCSSDKYWWNTQKFWRLDSVRQRQYERVKHKYMTYGYCADRNRYPEIPLECL